In Raphanus sativus cultivar WK10039 chromosome 5, ASM80110v3, whole genome shotgun sequence, the following proteins share a genomic window:
- the LOC130494856 gene encoding uncharacterized protein LOC130494856 has protein sequence MYAHKDSSGRVTDEFLSGAEIFMYQAGQTPLTNETGKMFCPCRKCNNTKFAASDTVWKHIVNIGFTPHYYIWCNHGEGDSRNEASSSNQVENVRNRVEPHLPSESVIQEDHMVDHDRMHDMVTDAFRETTSVIEEVKNVEGPNLDAKRFYEMLAAANEPIYEGCREEYLPEENLCAESYYEIQKLVHSLGLPSEMIDVCIDNCMIYWGKDAELLECKFCKKPRYKPQERGRNRVPYQRMCNPRNVYLGLCTDGFSPFVMSGRQYSLWPVFLTPYNLPPEMCMEKELLFMSILIPGPKHPKRSLDVFLRPLIEELKELWSTGVQTYDCSTKTNFTMRTVLLWTISDFPAYGMLSGWTTHGRLSCPYCMGSTDAFQLKNGRKTSWFDCHRRFLPINHPYRRNKKLFRSKRVVRDTAPPYLSGEKIEKDIDYYGGCSTVIKGGNWHTPANMPDGYGTQHNWHKKSIFWELPYWKDLLLRHNLDVMHIEKNFFDNIINTLLNVPGKTKDNKNSRLDLPALCSRIELHIRNDGRIPVSIFRLSA, from the exons ATGTATGCGCATAAAGATTCAAGTGGAAGAGTAACAGACGAATTTCTTAGCGGAGCAGAGATATTCATGTACCAGGCCGGACAGACGCCTCTGACAAACGAAACGGGTAAAATGTTCTGTCCTTGTCGTAAATGCAACAATACGAAGTTTGCTGCTAGTGATaccgtttggaaacatatagtaAATATAGGATTTACTCCACATTACTATATTTGGTGTAACCACGGAGAAGGTGATAGtaggaatgaagctagtagtagtaatcaGGTTGAAAATGTTCGTAATAGAGTTGAACCACATTTGCCTTCTGAAAGTGTCATTCAAGAAGATCATATGGTAGATCATGATAGAATGCATGATATGGTTACCGATGCATTTCGTGAAACTACATCAGTAATAGAGGAGGTCAAAAATGTAGAGGGGCCTAACTTGGATGcaaaaagattttatgaaatgctagCAGCAGCTAATGAGCCAATTTAtgaaggttgtagagaag agtatttgcctgaAGAGAATTTGTgtgctgaatcttattatgagattcagaaacttgttcatAGTCTTGGTTTACCTTCGGAGATGATTGATGTTTGTATAGACAACTGTATGATATACTGGGGAAAAGACGCAGAATTGTTAGAGTGTAAATTTTGCAAGAAACCACGATATAAACCGCAAGAACGTGGACGGAATAGGGTGCCTTACCAGCGGATGTG CAACCCCCGCAACGTTTATCTTGGGCTCTGCACAGATGGCTTTAGTCCATTTGTAATGTCTGGAAGACAATACTCGCTTTGGCCAGTCTTCTTGACACCAtacaaccttccaccagagatgTGTATGGAAAAAGAATTGCTTTTCATGAGTATATTGATACCTGGACCAAAACATCCTAAGAGGTCCCTTGATGTTTTTCTACGACCTTTGATAGAAGAATTGAAGGAATTGTGGTCAACAGGCGTGCAAACATATGATTGTTCGACGAAAACAAACTTTACAATGCGAACAGTTCTATTGTGGACTATTAGTGACTTTCCTgcatatgggatgttgtcgggttGGACGACGCATGGAAGactatcttgtccatattgtatggGAAGCACAGACGCATTTCAGTTGAAGAATGGTAGGAAGACGTCTTGGTTTGATTGCCATCgaagatttcttcccattaaccATCCATACCGAAGGAACAAGAAATTGTTTCGGTCAAAAAGGGTTGTACGGGACACCGCTCCACCATATTTATCTGGAGAGAAAATCGAGAAGGATATTGATTACTATGGTGGATGCAGCACAGTCATCAAAGGCGGTAATTGGCATACTCCTGCAAATATGCCTGATGGTTACGGGACTCAGCATaattggcacaagaagagtatattttgggaactTCCATATTGGAAAGATCTACTTCTGCGCCACAATCTTgacgtgatgcatatagagaagaacttctttgACAACATCATCAATACATTGTTGAATGTCCCCGGcaagacaaaagataacaagaaCTCAAGGTTGGATTTGCCTGCATTATGCTCTCGGATTGAGCTGCATATTAGAAACGATGGGAGAATTCCAGTTTCCATTTTCAGATTGTCAGCATAA
- the LOC108863308 gene encoding uncharacterized protein LOC108863308, whose translation MNIAGRIRRSFFGDEKKELPSVNGSSSRKEDDLLGVTDELIDHVRSFTIDTFKNFSLYDEEACVYPLAEVKKDLSDWQQRHAVLVLSKSKELSQLRFKLCPRLLKEDQFWKIYFKLVRNIVAKYEVLAIQQALIRTVAMEASETKGVYEVEMSETRPQG comes from the exons ATGAATATAGCTGGGAGGATTCGACGAAGTTTCTTCGGAGATGAGAAGAAGGAACTTCCCAGTGTAAATGGATCATCGAGCAGGAAAGAAGATGATTTGCTAGGAGTGACTGATGAATTAATCGATCACGTCAGGTCCTTCACCATTGACACGTTTAAGAACTTCTCTCTCTACG ACGAAGAAGCGTGTGTATATCCTTTGGCAGAAGTGAAGAAGGATTTGTCTGATTGGCAGCAGAGACACGCGGTTCTTGTACTATCCAAATCCAAG GAACTCTCACAGCTGAGATTTAAGTTATGCCCACGTCTCTTAAAGGAAGATCAGTTTTGGAAGATATACTTCAAACTTGTCAGGAACATTGTTGCCAA ATATGAGGTGCTAGCAATCCAACAGGCTTTAATCAGGACGGTAGCCATGGAAGCTTCTGAAACCAAGGGTGTTTATGAAGTTGAAATGTCAGAAACCAGGCCACAAGGTTGA
- the LOC108833746 gene encoding E3 ubiquitin-protein ligase PRT1-like isoform X1 produces MDEITMNEADLQEEEISHNFLCCVCLELLYKPIVLSCGHISCFWCVHQSMSDLSESHCPICRDPYVHFPAVCQKLHFLLKNIYPLAHNKRENQVLKWEQELDSFSPQMDEPNTKDDSLDITDEQKVEEDSNPTRLLSSNEKEPLEDAKTVNVHGSDLPKSIISKDDFLCSACKDLLVRPMVLNCGHVYCEGCVVDMMDQESAKIKCKECHVCDPRRFPKVCLALQQFLEENFPEEYTSRESGIQKTLGNFQSYRKEGTSSSDENNNNDLPWWASPASNVHVGTGCDSCGVFPIIGDRYSCKDCKEEVGYDLCKDCYMTPSKVSGRFNQQHTSDHRLELTEVNESESEEDSDENEEGPV; encoded by the exons ATGGATGAGATTACTATGAACGAAGCTGatctacaagaagaagaaatctcCCATAACTTTCTCTGCTGCGTCTGCCT GGAACTTCTTTACAAGCCTATTGTGCTAT CATGTGGTCATATATCGTGTTTCTGGTGCGTACATCAGTCAATGAGTGACCTGAGTGAGTCTCATTGTCCGATATGTAGAGACCCTTATGTTCACTTTCCTGCTGTTTGCCAAAAGCTTCATTTTCTGCTAAAGAATATATACCCACTTGCTCATAACAAGAGAGAAAACCAAGTTCtta AGTGGGAACAAGAACTAGATAGTTTTTCTCCTCAGATGGACGAACCAAATACTAAGGATGATTCTCTAGATATCACTG ATGAACAGAAGGTGGAAGAGGATTCTAATCCAACAAGGTTATTATCCAGCAATGAAAAAGAACCCCTTGAAGATGCAAAAACTGTTAACGTTCATGGGAGTGACTTACCTAAGAGTATCATTTCAAAAGATGATTTTCTCTGTTCAGCATGTAAGGACCTGCTAGTGCGACCGATGGTTCTCAATTGCGGACATG TGTATTGCGAAGGTTGTGTAGTAGATATGATGGATCAAGAAAGTGCAAAGATCAAATGTAAAGAGTGCCATGTTTGTGACCCCAGAAGATTTCCCAAAGTTTGTTTGGCTCTTCAGCAGTTTCTGGAGGAAAACTTTCCTGAAGAATACACTTCAAGGGAAAGTGGAATTCAGAAAACGCTTGGAA ACTTTCAAAGTTATCGTAAAGAAGGCACATCCTCATCAGACGAAAACAACAACAATGATCTTCCTTGGTGGGCAAGCCCTGCATCTAATGTTCACGTTGGAACTGGTTGTGATTCTTGCGGA GTTTTTCCAATCATAGGGGATCGATATAGCTGCAAAGACTGCAAGGAGGAAGTTGGTTATGACCTATGCAAAGACTGTTACATGACTCCTTCAAAGGTTTCAGGAAGATTCAACCAGCAACATACTTCAGACCACAGGCTTGAGCTCACTGAGGTTAATGAAAGCGAGAGTGAAGAAGATAGTGATGAGAACGAGGAAGGGCCAGTTTAA
- the LOC108863307 gene encoding E3 ubiquitin-protein ligase PRT1 isoform X2: MDYMTMIKDDEPQEEEEEEISDKFLCCVCLELLYKPIVLSCGHISCFWCVHKSMSGFRVSHCPICRDPYLHFPTICQKLHFLLKKLYPIAHNKREAQLLNECSNPEEPLEDAKTVNVHENDLPKNGVSKDDLLCSACKDLLVRPVVLNCGHVYCEGCVVDMMDQESEKIICKECHVCDPRRFPKVCLALEQLLEESFPEEYSSRRSLIQKKLTHNSRGKGGTSSSSEENSNNSLPNTTCNVHIGVGCDSCGVYPIIGERYRCRDCKEKMGYDLCKACYESPSKVPGRFNQQHTPDHRFKRASFRQLLLNLNSVGILLAPMVREGVNAQGRDESQEGPHDSNESSSPST, translated from the exons ATGGATTATATGACGATGATAAAAGATGATGAACcacaggaagaagaagaagaagaaatctccGATAAGTTTCTCTGCTGCGTCTGTCT GGAACTTCTTTACAAACCAATTGTGCTAT CGTGTGGTCATATATCGTGTTTCTGGTGCGTACACAAGTCCATGAGTGGCTTCCGTGTGTCTCATTGTCCCATCTGTAGAGACCCTTATCTTCACTTTCCCACTATCTGCCAAAAGCTTCATTTTCTGCTAAAGAAGTTATACCCCATTGCGCATAACAAGAGAGAAGCACAACTTCTAA ATGAGTGCTCTAATCCAGAAGAACCCCTTGAAGATGCAAAAACTGTTAACGTTCACGAGAATGACTTACCTAAGAATGGCGTTTCAAAAGATGATTTGCTCTGTTCAGCATGTAAGGACCTGCTCGTGCGACCTGTGGTTCTCAACTGCGGACATG TGTATTGTGAAGGTTGTGTGGTAGATATGATGGATCAAGAAAGCGAAAAGATCATATGTAAAGAGTGCCATGTTTGTGACCCAAGAAGATTTCCCAAAGTTTGTTTGGCTCTTGAGCAGCTTTTGGAGGAAAGCTTTCCTGAAGAATACAGTTCAAGGAGAAGTTTGATTCAGAAAAAGCTTACCCACAATAGCAGAGGAA AGGGCGGCACATCCTCCTCATCAGAAGAAAACAGCAACAACAGTCTTCCAAACACTACCTGTAATGTTCACATCGGAGTTGGTTGTGATTCATGCGGA GTCTATCCAATCATAGGGGAGCGATACAGATGCAGAGACTGCAAGGAGAAAATGGGGTATGACCTTTGCAAAGCCTGTTACGAGTCTCCTTCTAAAGTTCCGGGGAGATTCAACCAGCAACACACTCCTGACCACAGGTTTAAGCGTGCATCGTTTCGTCAGCTTCTGCTCAATCTCAATTCTGTCGGTATCCTTCTGGCACCGATGGTCCGTGAGGGTGTGAATGCACAAGGACGTGATGAAAGCCAGGAAGGGCCTCATGATTCTAATGAGTCATCATCACCAAGCACATAA
- the LOC108863307 gene encoding E3 ubiquitin-protein ligase PRT1 isoform X1, with protein MDYMTMIKDDEPQEEEEEEISDKFLCCVCLELLYKPIVLSCGHISCFWCVHKSMSGFRVSHCPICRDPYLHFPTICQKLHFLLKKLYPIAHNKREAQLLKDEQARACFSPQIDEPKAKLEFTSVSDECSNPEEPLEDAKTVNVHENDLPKNGVSKDDLLCSACKDLLVRPVVLNCGHVYCEGCVVDMMDQESEKIICKECHVCDPRRFPKVCLALEQLLEESFPEEYSSRRSLIQKKLTHNSRGKGGTSSSSEENSNNSLPNTTCNVHIGVGCDSCGVYPIIGERYRCRDCKEKMGYDLCKACYESPSKVPGRFNQQHTPDHRFKRASFRQLLLNLNSVGILLAPMVREGVNAQGRDESQEGPHDSNESSSPST; from the exons ATGGATTATATGACGATGATAAAAGATGATGAACcacaggaagaagaagaagaagaaatctccGATAAGTTTCTCTGCTGCGTCTGTCT GGAACTTCTTTACAAACCAATTGTGCTAT CGTGTGGTCATATATCGTGTTTCTGGTGCGTACACAAGTCCATGAGTGGCTTCCGTGTGTCTCATTGTCCCATCTGTAGAGACCCTTATCTTCACTTTCCCACTATCTGCCAAAAGCTTCATTTTCTGCTAAAGAAGTTATACCCCATTGCGCATAACAAGAGAGAAGCACAACTTCTAA AGGATGAACAAGCACGAGCTTGTTTCTCACCTCAGATTGATGAACCGAAGGCTAAGCTTGAGTTTACAAGTGTCTCTG ATGAGTGCTCTAATCCAGAAGAACCCCTTGAAGATGCAAAAACTGTTAACGTTCACGAGAATGACTTACCTAAGAATGGCGTTTCAAAAGATGATTTGCTCTGTTCAGCATGTAAGGACCTGCTCGTGCGACCTGTGGTTCTCAACTGCGGACATG TGTATTGTGAAGGTTGTGTGGTAGATATGATGGATCAAGAAAGCGAAAAGATCATATGTAAAGAGTGCCATGTTTGTGACCCAAGAAGATTTCCCAAAGTTTGTTTGGCTCTTGAGCAGCTTTTGGAGGAAAGCTTTCCTGAAGAATACAGTTCAAGGAGAAGTTTGATTCAGAAAAAGCTTACCCACAATAGCAGAGGAA AGGGCGGCACATCCTCCTCATCAGAAGAAAACAGCAACAACAGTCTTCCAAACACTACCTGTAATGTTCACATCGGAGTTGGTTGTGATTCATGCGGA GTCTATCCAATCATAGGGGAGCGATACAGATGCAGAGACTGCAAGGAGAAAATGGGGTATGACCTTTGCAAAGCCTGTTACGAGTCTCCTTCTAAAGTTCCGGGGAGATTCAACCAGCAACACACTCCTGACCACAGGTTTAAGCGTGCATCGTTTCGTCAGCTTCTGCTCAATCTCAATTCTGTCGGTATCCTTCTGGCACCGATGGTCCGTGAGGGTGTGAATGCACAAGGACGTGATGAAAGCCAGGAAGGGCCTCATGATTCTAATGAGTCATCATCACCAAGCACATAA
- the LOC108833746 gene encoding E3 ubiquitin-protein ligase PRT1-like isoform X2: protein MSDLSESHCPICRDPYVHFPAVCQKLHFLLKNIYPLAHNKRENQVLKWEQELDSFSPQMDEPNTKDDSLDITDEQKVEEDSNPTRLLSSNEKEPLEDAKTVNVHGSDLPKSIISKDDFLCSACKDLLVRPMVLNCGHVYCEGCVVDMMDQESAKIKCKECHVCDPRRFPKVCLALQQFLEENFPEEYTSRESGIQKTLGNFQSYRKEGTSSSDENNNNDLPWWASPASNVHVGTGCDSCGVFPIIGDRYSCKDCKEEVGYDLCKDCYMTPSKVSGRFNQQHTSDHRLELTEVNESESEEDSDENEEGPV from the exons ATGAGTGACCTGAGTGAGTCTCATTGTCCGATATGTAGAGACCCTTATGTTCACTTTCCTGCTGTTTGCCAAAAGCTTCATTTTCTGCTAAAGAATATATACCCACTTGCTCATAACAAGAGAGAAAACCAAGTTCtta AGTGGGAACAAGAACTAGATAGTTTTTCTCCTCAGATGGACGAACCAAATACTAAGGATGATTCTCTAGATATCACTG ATGAACAGAAGGTGGAAGAGGATTCTAATCCAACAAGGTTATTATCCAGCAATGAAAAAGAACCCCTTGAAGATGCAAAAACTGTTAACGTTCATGGGAGTGACTTACCTAAGAGTATCATTTCAAAAGATGATTTTCTCTGTTCAGCATGTAAGGACCTGCTAGTGCGACCGATGGTTCTCAATTGCGGACATG TGTATTGCGAAGGTTGTGTAGTAGATATGATGGATCAAGAAAGTGCAAAGATCAAATGTAAAGAGTGCCATGTTTGTGACCCCAGAAGATTTCCCAAAGTTTGTTTGGCTCTTCAGCAGTTTCTGGAGGAAAACTTTCCTGAAGAATACACTTCAAGGGAAAGTGGAATTCAGAAAACGCTTGGAA ACTTTCAAAGTTATCGTAAAGAAGGCACATCCTCATCAGACGAAAACAACAACAATGATCTTCCTTGGTGGGCAAGCCCTGCATCTAATGTTCACGTTGGAACTGGTTGTGATTCTTGCGGA GTTTTTCCAATCATAGGGGATCGATATAGCTGCAAAGACTGCAAGGAGGAAGTTGGTTATGACCTATGCAAAGACTGTTACATGACTCCTTCAAAGGTTTCAGGAAGATTCAACCAGCAACATACTTCAGACCACAGGCTTGAGCTCACTGAGGTTAATGAAAGCGAGAGTGAAGAAGATAGTGATGAGAACGAGGAAGGGCCAGTTTAA
- the LOC108856366 gene encoding 60S ribosomal protein L13a-2: MVSGSGICAKRVVVDARHHMLGRLASIIAKELLNGQRVVVVRCEEICLSGGLVRQKMKYMRFLRKRMNTKPSHGPIHFRAPSKIFWRTLRGMIPHKTKRGAAALARLKVFEGVPPPYDKVKRMVIPDALKVLRLQAGHKYCLLGRLSSEVGWNHYDTIKELEVKRKERSQAVYERKKQLIKLRTKAEKVAEEKLGAQLDVLAPIKY; encoded by the exons ATGGTGTCTGGTTCAGGGATATGCGCGAAGCGCGTGGTGGTCGATGCGAGGCACCACATGTTGGGGCGTCTTGCTTCCATCATCGCCAAGGAGCTGCTCAACGGACAGAGAGTTGTCGTCGTCCGATGCGAAGAGATTTGTCTGTCAGGTGGGCTGGTTCGTCAGAAGATGAAGTACATGAGGTTTCTCAGGAAGCGCATGAACACTAAGCCTTCTCACGGTCCCATTCACTTCAGGGCTCCCTCCAAGATCTTCTGGCGTACCCTTCGTGG GATGATACCACACAAGACCAAGCGTGGAGCTGCTGCTCTTGCCCGTTTGAAGGTTTTTGAAGGAGTCCCTCCTCCTTACGACAAAGTCAAGAGAATGGTCATTCCTGATGCTCTCAA GGTTTTGAGGCTCCAGGCTGGTCACAAGTACTGCTTGTTGGGCCGTCTTTCTTCTGAGGTTGGCTGGAACCACTACGACACAATCAAG GAGCTTGAGGTCAAGAGAAAGGAGAGGTCACAGGCTGTGTATGAGCGTAAGAAACAGCTCATCAAGCTCAGGACAAAGGCCGAGAAGGTTGCTGAGGAGAAACTTGGAGCCCAGCTTGATGTTCTTGCACCGATTAAGTACTGA